The following coding sequences lie in one Nonomuraea muscovyensis genomic window:
- a CDS encoding DUF6247 family protein: protein MTAQPQDFISIGAPLPEKNLRAIRAALVVPEDREAFDVGLKAVLDEVRVSLDLGALNAFMHRWWISACDTAKDPEGRRQMHVRSQQALAGEPVPHGRPWREILAARGIDV from the coding sequence ATGACCGCGCAACCGCAGGACTTCATCTCCATCGGCGCGCCTCTGCCTGAGAAGAACCTGCGGGCCATCCGTGCCGCGCTGGTCGTCCCAGAAGATCGCGAGGCTTTCGACGTCGGGCTCAAGGCCGTGCTCGACGAGGTCAGGGTGAGTTTGGATCTTGGAGCGCTGAACGCTTTCATGCACCGCTGGTGGATCTCCGCGTGTGACACCGCAAAGGATCCGGAGGGGCGCCGTCAGATGCACGTCCGCTCCCAGCAGGCTCTGGCCGGCGAACCCGTTCCTCATGGGAGGCCATGGCGGGAAATCCTGGCTGCTCGTGGGATCGATGTCTGA